GTCATCTGGTCGGCATAGATAGTCAATTCGGCCTTTTTAGCTATAACATCACCGGTAAATATAATTTTATTTTCTTTATTGTATGAATCCAGACGGGTGGCCTTAATATGTATAGGTACGGCCTTTCGATTCGGGGTCTCCGTGGCATACGAAGCCGTACTCAGGGATAATGCCAGGGTGCACACTAAAAACATTTTAAAAAGAAGAAAACAACCTTTTAAATCCATAGATTCCCTTCTTGTATACGTTTATAGCTTAGGAATTTCCTTTTTTGGACGCAGATTGTCAAGATTTCGAATATAGAAAATAATTTTCTGCGGGTATCGGCGAAAATCTGCGTCCTAATTTAATTTTCTTTGCGTAACCACCTGTACTTCCTTGAGTATAGACATCTTACCGGTATTCAGTTCATAAAGCAAACCCGTACCTTTCAGGTCAAGCTTTGAACCGAGGACGGTTACTTCTTCCGGTGTGCGGAGCACACGCTCTTTGCTATTATAGGTGATAGCATTGCTGTAAAAACGTCCTCCGTCCGAATCTATCGCTGAAACGTGGCCCCAAAGGTCGATGTCCTTAGATTGAGTATCGTAGGTGCCGTGTTCACCGGATACGGTTACCGTCTTGCCGCTCTTTAAGAAAAAATTTGTCCGCACGCTATCCAACAGAACCTCTTCTTCCCCTTTAAAGTACCGGGCAAACCTGGCATAGAGTACCCATTCATCCCTTCCATCCCGATTATTTGTATACTCAACGTCCTCCATTTTAAGATCGGCATCCCTTTGTTCCGAGTTAAGAAACCATTTAGGCATGTCTGGAGGGTAATACGCTCGCCGGGTCCGTGGCCACATTAAAAAAAATCCGATTGCCAGAATAAGTACAGTGGCCAACACAGCCCATGATAGCCTTTTAGCGGTCAACTTTATGCTTTTTTACCCCTCTATACCAAAAATTCCGGATGTGCTTTCAGCACTCAGCTATCGGCATGAAGCCGGTTCACCGTTCACTGTTGACCGTTTACCGGAAGAAAATGTCGGACAACGGTTAACGGATAACAAACATGCTGACTGCTGAAAGTCCAGAGCTAAAAGCGTAAATCCGGCCTTAGGCCGACCGTAGGCCGGAAACAGTAGTTTCCGGATGAACACTAAGTAAAAGCCGCCAGCGCTTTTTTCTTAAGCCCCTTAGCCTCTAAAATCAACTCGCATACCTCTCGTACCGCTCCCTGGCCCCCATCTTGTTGAGTTACGTAGTCAACGCATGCCATTACTCCTTTGTCGGCATTTTTCACTGCTACAGGCAATCCGGCGCGCTTCAATATCTGTATGTCGACCCAATCATCGCCGATATAAGCTACCTGGCTGTCCACCAATCCTTTATTATGGAGAAGCCATTCATAGGCGGCTAATTTGGGCTCCATACCCTGCAGTACAGTCTCAATCTTGAGTTCCCTGCACCGATGGAGCAGCGCCTCAGAGATTCGGCTGGTCAGAATGGCCACTTCTATTCCACACCGCTGTAGCAACTTTATGCCAAGACCATCGCGTACATGGAAGGATTTTATCTCTTCACCGCGGTCGTTATAGGTAATCCTCCCATCGGTCAAGACGCCATCCACATCCAGAA
This window of the Desulfovibrionales bacterium genome carries:
- the lptC gene encoding LPS export ABC transporter periplasmic protein LptC translates to MLATVLILAIGFFLMWPRTRRAYYPPDMPKWFLNSEQRDADLKMEDVEYTNNRDGRDEWVLYARFARYFKGEEEVLLDSVRTNFFLKSGKTVTVSGEHGTYDTQSKDIDLWGHVSAIDSDGGRFYSNAITYNSKERVLRTPEEVTVLGSKLDLKGTGLLYELNTGKMSILKEVQVVTQRKLN
- a CDS encoding HAD-IIIA family hydrolase: MKTEISKRLSDKARQVKILLLDVDGVLTDGRITYNDRGEEIKSFHVRDGLGIKLLQRCGIEVAILTSRISEALLHRCRELKIETVLQGMEPKLAAYEWLLHNKGLVDSQVAYIGDDWVDIQILKRAGLPVAVKNADKGVMACVDYVTQQDGGQGAVREVCELILEAKGLKKKALAAFT